DNA sequence from the Lynx canadensis isolate LIC74 chromosome B2, mLynCan4.pri.v2, whole genome shotgun sequence genome:
tttagttattataTGACCACTTAGAATTAATGCTAGGATAAATACAAGTCTCAAACAAGACCCACAGTCAAATACTTGGAGGGCTCTGTCgatgattatgattttttttcaatagtatTACAGAGATCTTTGTACagaatgtattttatgtatttttcttgtgatgagaactttaaagatctactctctcagcaactttcaagtatacagtgTGGCATTAtggactatagtcaccatgcttaCCTCTCTAGGACTGACttattccattgtgtctataCACCAgtgtctttatccattcctccatcaatggacacttagtttgCTTCTATgacttgactattgtgaatagtgctgcagtgaatgAGTGagcattttcatttactttggataaatacacaaaagtggaattgctggatcgtatggttgttgttttcttttttaattttttgaggaactcccatcCTATTTTCTATAGTGACTGCATCAAGGAatctctttatttgaaaatatctccaaaaatttctttttgtttagacAGGGTTGGAAATTACTGTTCTATTTGATATTCATGTGATTTTGTTCCTTAgtggaatgaaaattaaaataattgtattttatttattttttttttaatttttttttcaacgtttatttgtttttgggacagagagagacagagcatgaacgggggagagtcagagagagagggagacacagaatcggaaacaggctccaggctctgagccatcagcccagagcctgacgcggggctcgaactcacggaccgcgagatcgtgacctggctgaagtcggacacttaaccgactgcgccacccaggcgccccaaaataattgtattttaaaagattaaacataAAGTTACTGATTTAAATTCTTCAGTATGCACTGCTGCTATTATTGACACAAAGAAAATTCCTCCAGTAAAGAACTAGCCacattaaaagacatttaatGACATTAAATCAAACAAAGTTCTCTTTTATATACTCTAGTGGTAGAGATACAGATTACTAGTTTTATCAGTaaatttttgtattataattCACATTTGGACATTTTGTTTgatgttcaaaaaagaaaactatacaatAGCCCATTACAATTGTCCATCAGAGCTTAACATTTACATTATCTGAACcaataaaaatttacattatCTGGAGCAATGAAAAtgatatgttttataataaaacttttatcCATATCATCAATGTAATGCCTGATTTGAATCTGGCTATAAGGGTTTTGAATATACTCATTATTGATTATTCCATCTTTAGAGTTGCTattgacaaaaaagaaaacaatggtcaATGACAGCCACTTTGGTGGATTTACACTCCTTGGATTCCAGGGGCAGCCACAGCTGGAGATGATCATCTCTGGGGTTGTGTTTCTCTTCTACACCATTGCCTTGATGGGAAATATGGCCATCGTCCTGCTTTCTTTCCTAGATGACCATCTCCagacccccatgtacttcttccttagGAATTTGGCCATCTTGGATCTCTGTTATACCACAAATATAGTCCCACAGATGTTGGCCAATATCTGGGGCAAAGACAAGAGAATTACGTTGGGTGGCTGTGTCCTTCAACTTTTCATTGATATGGTACTGTGCTCAGTGGAATGTATCCTTCTGGCTGTGATGTCTTATGACCGATTCAATGCTGTCTGCAAGCCTCTGCACTACATGACCATTATGAACCCCCAACTCTGTCGAGCCCTGGTGGCCATGACCTGGGGAGTTGGTGTTACTAATTGCATGATACTTTCACCCTATGCCATGAGTCTTC
Encoded proteins:
- the LOC115513487 gene encoding olfactory receptor 2W1-like codes for the protein MVNDSHFGGFTLLGFQGQPQLEMIISGVVFLFYTIALMGNMAIVLLSFLDDHLQTPMYFFLRNLAILDLCYTTNIVPQMLANIWGKDKRITLGGCVLQLFIDMVLCSVECILLAVMSYDRFNAVCKPLHYMTIMNPQLCRALVAMTWGVGVTNCMILSPYAMSLPRCGNHHLDHFFCEMSAMIKIACVDTTAMEETTFAMCLIIVLVPLLLILVSYGFIAVAVLKIKSAAGRQKAFGTCSSHLIVVSIFYGTVIYMYIQPGNSPSQDEGKLLSIFYSIVTPSLNPLIYTLRNKEFKGAMKRLIGKEKRSLETTGQ